A part of Halobacillus shinanisalinarum genomic DNA contains:
- a CDS encoding tartrate dehydrogenase: MKKIDVSVIAGDGIGKEVMPEALKVLETVADVHGGLSFSFKHYPWSCDYYIEHNEMMPEDGLDQLQESDAVFLSAVGDPNLVPDHISLWGLLVKIRREFEQVINIRPAKQMKGIQSPLVHPNDFDLMVVRENSEGEYSEAGGRIHRGEDELAIQNAIFTRKGIERAVEYGFQLAQSRRGHVTSATKSNGIVHSMPFWDSVFESVAEKYPDVKTASNHIDALASFFVTRPQEFDVIVASNLFGDILTDVGAAIMGSIGIAPAANINMNGKYPSMFEPVHGSAPDIYGKGIANPIGQIWTGKMMLDHFGEHELGNTLLQVIEEVLQDGIKTPDIGGTSSTTEVSDAIVTRLKALK, from the coding sequence ATGAAAAAGATAGACGTTTCTGTTATCGCAGGTGATGGAATTGGAAAAGAAGTCATGCCGGAAGCCCTTAAAGTACTAGAAACCGTCGCTGACGTTCACGGTGGACTGTCCTTTTCCTTTAAGCATTATCCATGGAGCTGTGATTATTACATAGAACATAACGAAATGATGCCAGAGGATGGGTTGGATCAGTTGCAAGAAAGTGATGCCGTATTTTTAAGTGCTGTAGGCGATCCTAATCTGGTACCTGATCACATTTCCTTGTGGGGGTTGCTCGTTAAGATTAGACGCGAGTTTGAGCAAGTAATTAATATTCGGCCGGCTAAGCAAATGAAAGGGATCCAGTCCCCACTAGTGCATCCCAATGATTTTGACTTAATGGTGGTTCGTGAAAATAGTGAAGGGGAGTACAGTGAAGCTGGGGGAAGGATCCATCGTGGGGAAGATGAACTGGCTATCCAAAATGCTATTTTTACGAGAAAAGGGATTGAGCGGGCTGTGGAGTATGGCTTCCAGCTTGCCCAAAGTCGTAGAGGCCATGTGACGAGTGCCACCAAGTCAAATGGGATTGTTCATTCTATGCCATTCTGGGACAGTGTTTTCGAGAGTGTTGCAGAGAAATACCCGGATGTGAAGACGGCTTCTAATCATATTGATGCGTTAGCGTCCTTCTTTGTCACGCGTCCGCAAGAATTTGATGTGATTGTTGCAAGTAATTTGTTTGGAGACATTCTAACAGATGTGGGGGCGGCGATTATGGGAAGCATTGGGATTGCGCCAGCTGCAAACATTAATATGAATGGAAAATATCCTTCGATGTTTGAACCTGTACATGGTTCGGCGCCTGATATTTATGGTAAAGGAATTGCTAACCCAATCGGGCAAATTTGGACAGGGAAAATGATGTTGGATCATTTTGGTGAACATGAACTAGGAAATACATTACTACAAGTGATTGAGGAAGTTTTACAGGATGGGATTAAGACTCCTGATATTGGCGGAACATCGAGTACGACGGAAGTTTCAGATGCAATCGTTACTAGACTAAAAGCGCTAAAGTAG
- a CDS encoding sensor histidine kinase, producing the protein MRLSLQTKILVLVLSLVLFIIILLTASFTYLEAKEIEKQKAQLALKISKTISFMPEVIEALQTKGSEGIIQPTAERIREEIGAEFIVVGNKEGIRYSHPVPERIGEKMVGEDNYRALVEEEYYTSRAVGSLGPSLRGKSPIFSENGQVIGIVSVGFLMKDIKEQIFHNVLRVSFKSLIVLLLAVAGSVMLSRNIRKDTMGLEPYQIATLHTEKDAILQSTREGLLSYDEAGRVTMMNQTAKKLLNISGGFRHLKIENLLPSSHLYQIFKTGKPQMDQELLLEDKTLIINRTPIFHKDQVKGVVASFRDKTEIEQMLHTISEVKSYSEDLRAQTHEFTNKLYVLSSLLQLGEYEEAVEMIQNETANVEVKNRILFNQIEDSKVQAILLGKIGKASEKKIGFEIDSNSSLQGLPSHINLTHLIVIIGNLVDNAFEAVANHDQHPQVTFFATDLGNDIIFEIHDNGAGIPEENKALLFNRGFTDKESLEPRGYGLANVKAAVNQLQGMVEFHSEIGTGTVFTVYLPKTIIGGS; encoded by the coding sequence TTGAGACTATCGCTGCAAACTAAAATACTAGTTCTGGTTCTGTCACTTGTACTTTTTATTATCATTCTATTGACAGCCTCCTTTACTTATTTGGAGGCGAAAGAGATTGAAAAACAGAAAGCCCAGTTGGCTTTGAAAATTTCTAAGACGATTTCGTTTATGCCTGAAGTTATTGAAGCCCTTCAAACGAAGGGGTCTGAAGGAATCATTCAACCCACAGCAGAGAGAATTAGAGAGGAAATCGGGGCGGAGTTCATTGTGGTTGGCAATAAAGAAGGCATTCGTTATTCCCACCCTGTACCTGAACGAATTGGGGAGAAAATGGTCGGGGAGGATAATTACCGGGCTCTTGTTGAAGAGGAATATTATACGTCAAGAGCTGTAGGATCATTAGGACCTTCGCTGCGAGGGAAATCCCCAATTTTTAGTGAAAATGGTCAAGTCATTGGGATTGTATCGGTTGGTTTTCTCATGAAGGATATTAAAGAGCAAATTTTTCATAATGTGCTTAGGGTTTCATTTAAATCATTGATCGTACTCCTCTTAGCGGTTGCCGGAAGCGTCATGTTATCACGGAATATTCGAAAGGATACAATGGGGCTGGAACCTTACCAAATTGCTACATTGCACACAGAAAAAGATGCCATTTTGCAATCTACTAGGGAAGGCTTGTTGTCCTATGACGAAGCAGGAAGAGTAACGATGATGAATCAGACCGCGAAAAAGCTATTGAATATTTCTGGAGGCTTTCGTCACTTGAAAATTGAAAACCTCTTGCCCAGCTCCCACCTTTATCAAATTTTTAAGACGGGAAAACCTCAAATGGACCAGGAATTGTTATTGGAAGATAAGACATTAATTATAAACCGGACACCGATTTTCCATAAAGATCAGGTGAAAGGGGTAGTCGCTTCTTTTCGTGATAAAACAGAAATCGAACAAATGCTCCATACGATTTCTGAAGTCAAAAGCTATTCTGAAGATTTACGAGCCCAAACCCATGAATTTACGAACAAATTGTACGTGCTGTCAAGTTTATTGCAACTCGGTGAGTATGAAGAAGCGGTTGAGATGATCCAAAATGAAACGGCGAATGTTGAGGTGAAAAATCGTATTCTTTTTAACCAAATTGAAGATAGCAAGGTCCAAGCGATTTTACTAGGGAAAATTGGGAAGGCTTCAGAGAAGAAAATTGGATTTGAGATTGATTCAAACAGTTCACTGCAGGGACTGCCCAGTCATATTAACTTGACCCACCTCATCGTGATCATTGGGAACCTTGTAGACAATGCGTTTGAAGCGGTTGCGAATCATGATCAACATCCACAAGTAACGTTCTTTGCTACTGATCTCGGGAATGATATTATTTTCGAAATCCACGACAATGGAGCGGGGATTCCCGAGGAAAATAAGGCCTTACTTTTTAACAGAGGTTTTACAGATAAAGAATCTCTTGAGCCGAGAGGGTATGGGCTTGCCAATGTGAAGGCAGCCGTCAATCAACTTCAAGGGATGGTTGAA
- a CDS encoding DUF4181 domain-containing protein, translating to MEHYGLPPWFWLKLLTILGAVAILIGGIPALLRRKMGADKKNWFSYNHINEFHKNWDWTLRIFFVMSLIGCVIIFPGQNRVLFLISMVLIISQLGLQSYVEWKITKNRVNYKVSLIEVGLTFMVAIGVMLWLE from the coding sequence ATGGAGCACTACGGACTACCGCCCTGGTTTTGGCTGAAATTGCTTACCATCCTGGGAGCCGTTGCGATTCTTATAGGCGGCATTCCTGCCTTACTGCGACGGAAAATGGGGGCCGATAAAAAGAACTGGTTTTCGTATAACCACATTAACGAATTTCACAAAAATTGGGATTGGACATTACGAATCTTTTTTGTGATGTCCCTTATTGGATGCGTAATCATATTTCCGGGTCAGAACCGTGTCTTGTTTCTAATTTCGATGGTGTTAATCATAAGTCAACTTGGTTTGCAGTCCTATGTAGAATGGAAGATTACTAAGAATCGAGTAAATTACAAGGTTTCACTTATAGAGGTTGGGTTAACTTTTATGGTAGCGATTGGAGTAATGCTGTGGCTTGAGTAA
- a CDS encoding 3-hydroxybutyrate dehydrogenase: MVDNKIVFITGAGSGIGYEIGVEFAKNGAKVVFSDINEEKVNEAVEKLTEAGYECIGLKCDVTKEEELQQAIDQTVAKYGRLDVLLNNAGLQHVAAIEDFPTDKFEFITKVMLVAPFMATKHVFPIMKKQGSGRIINMSSINGLIGFAGKAAYNSSKHGVIGLTKVTALEGAEHGITVNAVCPGYVDTPLVRNQLEDLAKNRDVSIEKVLEEVIYPLVPQKRLLTVQEIADYTLFLASDKSKGVTGQAVVIDGGYTAQ; encoded by the coding sequence ATGGTAGATAACAAAATCGTGTTTATTACAGGAGCGGGTAGTGGAATCGGCTACGAAATCGGCGTTGAATTTGCAAAAAACGGTGCCAAAGTCGTGTTCAGTGATATTAATGAAGAAAAAGTAAACGAAGCGGTCGAGAAGCTAACGGAGGCAGGCTATGAATGCATTGGCCTCAAATGTGACGTCACAAAGGAAGAGGAATTACAACAAGCGATCGATCAGACGGTTGCAAAATACGGAAGACTTGATGTCTTGCTTAACAACGCCGGTTTGCAGCATGTGGCCGCGATTGAGGACTTTCCAACCGATAAATTCGAATTTATTACGAAAGTCATGCTCGTAGCCCCGTTTATGGCGACAAAACATGTCTTCCCAATTATGAAAAAACAAGGTTCAGGCCGAATCATTAATATGTCTTCGATCAACGGGCTGATCGGTTTTGCTGGGAAAGCTGCTTACAACAGCTCGAAGCATGGCGTCATCGGATTAACCAAGGTTACGGCATTAGAAGGAGCGGAACATGGCATCACTGTAAACGCCGTCTGCCCAGGTTATGTCGACACCCCGCTCGTCCGCAACCAACTGGAGGATCTGGCCAAGAATCGCGACGTGTCAATCGAGAAGGTGCTGGAAGAAGTTATTTACCCGCTCGTTCCGCAAAAGCGGCTGTTGACTGTTCAGGAAATTGCAGACTATACCTTGTTTCTGGCAAGTGACAAGTCAAAAGGAGTCACGGGCCAGGCTGTTGTGATTGATGGCGGGTACACGGCGCAATAA
- a CDS encoding 3-oxoacid CoA-transferase subunit B, with protein sequence MDKAIVREKIARRAEQEIESGYYVNLGIGMPTMVANYIQADKEVVLQSENGLLGIGRSPYKEEVDPDLINAGKETVTASVGASYCSSAESFAMIRGEHLDLAILGGMEVSQSGDLANWMIPGKMIKGMGGAMDIVHGAKKIVIIMDHVNKHGEPKILKECELPLTGKCVVNRLITDRAVIDVTEKGLVLVEVAEGWTVEDVVNSTGADLTLCENLLSAAY encoded by the coding sequence ATGGATAAAGCAATAGTGAGAGAAAAGATTGCCAGACGAGCCGAACAGGAAATTGAAAGCGGTTACTACGTTAACTTAGGCATCGGAATGCCGACGATGGTGGCCAATTATATCCAAGCAGATAAAGAGGTTGTTCTCCAATCAGAGAACGGGTTGCTCGGAATCGGCAGATCACCTTACAAGGAAGAAGTTGATCCTGACTTAATCAATGCCGGAAAAGAGACCGTCACCGCGTCCGTTGGGGCTTCCTACTGCAGCAGTGCTGAATCGTTTGCCATGATCCGTGGGGAGCACCTTGATCTGGCTATTCTTGGTGGCATGGAAGTTTCGCAATCGGGGGACTTGGCCAATTGGATGATTCCTGGAAAAATGATCAAAGGCATGGGTGGTGCAATGGATATCGTCCATGGAGCAAAGAAAATCGTCATTATCATGGATCACGTAAATAAGCATGGAGAACCAAAAATATTGAAGGAATGCGAACTTCCTTTAACAGGTAAATGTGTGGTAAATCGGCTCATTACCGACCGTGCCGTCATTGATGTAACGGAAAAAGGGCTTGTACTTGTCGAGGTCGCAGAGGGATGGACGGTAGAAGATGTGGTTAACTCGACAGGAGCAGATTTGACACTCTGCGAGAACCTTCTATCAGCGGCATACTAA
- a CDS encoding ABC transporter permease → MNAFVKLAAIETKMFFRDRLNVFWTFLFPVAMIWLFGSMFVGDQMNRLAFAEMFVPSWIGVNIVTTSFFTLGTVLAGYRETGVLRRYQSTPLQPWKILAAHTFQGTIIFTISAILLLVFGMLMYDLTLPAYIGSTLLGLVISILAFFPFALFLTSLAKNTQAAAAISALFLNLMLFLSGATFPLEFMPTVLQYAAKALPLYYVIQLLRGTWSEAPITEYGLEVSVLIVIGIVSTILASRFFRWSEK, encoded by the coding sequence ATGAATGCATTCGTGAAGCTCGCTGCTATCGAAACGAAAATGTTTTTTCGGGATCGACTCAATGTGTTCTGGACATTTTTATTTCCAGTTGCCATGATCTGGCTCTTCGGTTCTATGTTCGTTGGAGATCAGATGAACAGGTTAGCTTTCGCAGAAATGTTTGTCCCTTCCTGGATCGGTGTCAACATCGTGACAACATCATTCTTTACTCTCGGCACCGTATTAGCCGGATATCGGGAGACAGGTGTGTTGAGACGGTATCAATCGACCCCGCTCCAGCCTTGGAAAATCCTCGCAGCCCATACGTTTCAGGGAACCATCATTTTCACCATATCCGCCATACTGCTCCTGGTGTTCGGCATGCTGATGTATGATCTCACCTTACCAGCCTACATCGGCAGTACCTTGCTTGGACTGGTCATCAGTATTCTCGCCTTTTTCCCATTTGCATTGTTTTTGACATCACTTGCCAAAAATACGCAGGCTGCCGCAGCGATCAGTGCTTTGTTCCTGAACCTCATGCTATTTTTATCTGGAGCGACATTTCCACTTGAATTCATGCCAACCGTTCTTCAATATGCAGCAAAAGCTCTACCACTTTATTATGTGATTCAATTATTGCGGGGAACGTGGAGCGAAGCCCCTATTACGGAGTATGGCTTAGAAGTCAGTGTTCTGATTGTGATAGGAATTGTTTCCACCATCCTAGCGTCACGCTTTTTCCGTTGGAGTGAAAAGTGA
- a CDS encoding GntP family permease has translation MFGILLGLVVLMVLAYLGWSIIWVAPIAAGVVAITGGLDLLEAYTDTYMGGFVGFAKDWFPVFMLGAIFGKLMEDTGMARSVAVALTKVIGTSRAILGVLVSAAVLTYGGVSLFVVVFAVYPLALSLFREANISRKLIPATVALGAFTFTMTAIPGTPQIQNLIPMEYFQTDPTAAPAMGIIAAIIMAVGGYLYLRWQEKKLTAKGEVFTEPKDKKIVEVEDGDDPNFLLSILPLLTVLIILNIFRWDVVTALIAGIILIMLLNVTKFKRFIKSINSGANGSVIAIINTSAAVGFGTVVKEVPGFQRLTELLMGVKGNPLISEAIAVNVLAGATGSASGGMGIALEALGDKYYQIAQNTGISPEAFHRIASLSSGGLDALPHNGAVLTLFAITGMTHKDSYKDIFVVAVLIPVISVAVVILLASIGIL, from the coding sequence ATGTTTGGAATTTTACTAGGTCTTGTCGTGTTGATGGTACTCGCCTATCTGGGCTGGTCCATCATCTGGGTGGCTCCGATCGCCGCAGGAGTTGTGGCGATCACAGGCGGACTCGATTTATTAGAAGCCTATACAGACACCTATATGGGCGGATTTGTCGGATTTGCGAAAGACTGGTTCCCTGTCTTTATGCTTGGAGCTATTTTTGGAAAATTAATGGAGGATACCGGGATGGCCCGATCGGTGGCCGTTGCGTTGACAAAAGTCATTGGCACAAGTCGAGCGATTCTCGGTGTGCTCGTCTCCGCTGCCGTTCTTACTTATGGAGGGGTCAGCCTGTTTGTCGTCGTATTCGCTGTCTACCCACTCGCCCTTTCCCTTTTTCGTGAGGCGAACATCAGCAGAAAACTAATCCCGGCGACAGTGGCATTAGGTGCCTTCACCTTTACCATGACCGCTATTCCAGGAACACCACAAATTCAAAACCTGATCCCAATGGAATATTTCCAAACAGATCCGACGGCCGCACCAGCCATGGGGATCATTGCTGCGATTATAATGGCTGTCGGAGGGTACTTGTATTTACGCTGGCAGGAAAAGAAACTCACAGCCAAAGGTGAAGTCTTCACAGAACCAAAAGATAAAAAAATCGTTGAAGTGGAAGACGGAGACGACCCGAATTTCCTATTGTCGATCCTGCCACTATTAACCGTACTTATTATATTGAATATTTTTAGATGGGATGTTGTAACCGCTCTCATAGCAGGAATCATTTTAATTATGCTGTTGAACGTCACCAAATTCAAACGCTTCATCAAATCAATCAACAGCGGCGCCAACGGCTCAGTCATTGCGATTATCAACACTAGCGCAGCCGTCGGTTTCGGTACAGTTGTAAAAGAAGTCCCAGGTTTCCAGCGTCTAACGGAATTATTAATGGGCGTAAAAGGAAACCCACTGATCTCAGAAGCCATCGCCGTCAACGTCCTCGCAGGTGCAACAGGTTCAGCTTCCGGCGGGATGGGGATCGCCCTCGAAGCACTAGGGGACAAATATTATCAAATTGCCCAGAATACCGGGATTAGCCCAGAAGCCTTCCACCGTATCGCCTCTCTGTCATCCGGCGGACTGGACGCCCTGCCGCATAACGGAGCGGTATTGACGTTATTTGCTATTACTGGTATGACCCACAAAGACAGCTACAAAGATATCTTCGTTGTAGCCGTACTTATCCCGGTCATTTCTGTTGCTGTTGTTATTCTGTTGGCATCGATTGGTATTCTTTAA
- a CDS encoding CoA transferase subunit A, which yields MKTIYTSFEEAVKEIKDHSTIMVGGFGLVGIPENLILSLVERNVKHLTVISNNCGVDDWGLGLLLKNKQIDKMIGSYVGENKEFERQVLAGELEVELTPQGTLAERIRAGGAGIPAFYTQAGVGTPLAEGQEIRNFDGKDYMLVTGLKADFTLVRAARGDRNGNLIYNKTARNFNPMMAAAGQMTIAEVEELVELGALDPEHIHTPGIYVQGLVEGQQEKRIERLTLRQHA from the coding sequence ATGAAGACGATTTACACATCATTTGAAGAAGCAGTAAAAGAAATCAAAGACCATTCGACGATCATGGTCGGGGGATTTGGATTGGTGGGGATCCCGGAGAACTTGATACTCTCGTTGGTAGAAAGGAACGTGAAGCATCTAACGGTGATTTCGAATAATTGTGGCGTGGATGACTGGGGGCTTGGTTTACTCCTCAAAAATAAACAGATTGACAAGATGATCGGTTCATATGTTGGAGAGAACAAAGAATTTGAACGTCAGGTGTTGGCGGGTGAGCTCGAGGTGGAGCTGACTCCGCAAGGGACATTGGCCGAACGAATCCGGGCTGGTGGAGCAGGAATCCCAGCTTTTTATACCCAGGCAGGCGTGGGAACACCGCTGGCAGAAGGGCAAGAAATCCGTAATTTTGACGGCAAGGATTATATGCTGGTCACAGGATTGAAGGCAGATTTCACGTTAGTTCGAGCAGCTAGAGGAGATCGGAATGGAAACCTGATCTACAATAAAACAGCTCGTAATTTTAATCCGATGATGGCAGCGGCCGGACAGATGACGATTGCTGAAGTGGAGGAATTGGTTGAGCTAGGAGCACTAGACCCAGAACATATCCACACACCGGGAATTTACGTGCAAGGTTTGGTCGAAGGGCAGCAAGAGAAAAGAATTGAGCGGCTTACATTACGCCAACACGCCTAA
- a CDS encoding fumarylacetoacetate hydrolase family protein has translation MDEIRNIYCVGRNYVEHAHELNNQVPTSPLLFSKPTHSLVKANGEEITLPGDRGAVHYEAELVIRIGQPYKKGMKVDELVDRMAIGIDFTLRDVQSDLKKKGHPWVLAKGFSNSAVLSEFIDFPGVEQCEKSNFSLLLNGEQVQLGTIQHLIFDLQTLIDYTALHLGLGEGDVIFTGTPQGVGEVSDGDELSLLWREGKLGDCTIKLT, from the coding sequence ATGGATGAAATCCGCAACATTTATTGTGTTGGCCGAAACTACGTCGAACATGCTCATGAACTCAATAATCAAGTTCCCACATCTCCACTGCTTTTTTCTAAGCCTACTCACTCCCTTGTGAAAGCAAACGGAGAAGAGATTACTCTTCCAGGCGATCGGGGAGCTGTCCATTATGAAGCCGAGTTAGTGATTCGGATTGGACAACCGTATAAAAAAGGGATGAAAGTTGATGAACTCGTTGATCGTATGGCAATTGGTATCGATTTTACCTTACGCGATGTCCAAAGTGATTTGAAGAAAAAAGGTCACCCCTGGGTATTGGCAAAGGGTTTTTCAAACTCGGCCGTCTTAAGTGAATTTATTGATTTTCCTGGTGTGGAGCAATGTGAAAAAAGCAATTTCAGCCTTTTATTAAATGGGGAACAGGTTCAGCTTGGTACGATCCAACATTTAATTTTTGATTTACAGACATTGATCGATTATACTGCGCTGCACTTAGGTCTTGGAGAGGGAGATGTGATTTTTACGGGGACTCCTCAAGGTGTGGGCGAGGTGTCTGATGGGGATGAGTTGTCTTTGTTATGGCGTGAAGGAAAACTGGGGGACTGCACGATTAAACTTACTTAA
- a CDS encoding CitMHS family transporter, protein MLSLIGFLTILAIVLLLISGRISPIVGLVLVPIIGAIIAGFSVGELGTFFEEGIGSVMEVVIMFVFAILFFGVMQDAGLFDPMIKKMVAVSGGNVISVAVGTVIVAAIAHLDGSGASTFLITLPALLPLYKRLNMSPYLLLLLVGTSASIMNMAPWGGPIGRTASVLNMDPTDLWRPLIPLQIVGMVLLMGMAVILAIREKKRIARFQLVASSSEVAAATEAPPVIDGGQNNTNSKNSSLLRPNLIWLNLGLTLGVIGVLVWGVIPAGFVFMIGLSIALPLNYPQVNDQMNRIKAHAPSALLMAAIIMAAGSFLGILNGTGMLEAMSEDLVKIIPSFVLPYLHLIIGLLGVPFSLLLSTDAFYFALFPIIEQITTDFGITSITTAHTMIIGNIIGTFISPFAPALWLALGLTGLEMGRHIRYSLFWMWGFSVVLLMAAFLMGIVPFS, encoded by the coding sequence ATGCTTAGTTTAATTGGATTTCTTACCATACTAGCTATTGTTCTACTCTTAATTAGCGGGCGAATCTCACCGATTGTCGGATTAGTGCTCGTGCCAATAATCGGAGCAATCATTGCTGGATTCAGTGTAGGGGAACTGGGCACCTTTTTTGAAGAGGGTATCGGTTCTGTTATGGAAGTTGTTATCATGTTCGTATTTGCGATTTTATTTTTCGGTGTTATGCAAGACGCCGGTCTTTTTGATCCTATGATTAAAAAAATGGTGGCGGTTTCAGGCGGAAATGTTATTTCAGTAGCTGTCGGAACAGTGATCGTGGCAGCGATCGCTCACCTGGATGGATCCGGTGCTTCAACTTTCTTAATCACCTTACCAGCATTATTACCATTGTATAAACGCTTAAATATGAGTCCTTACTTACTGTTATTACTAGTAGGGACAAGTGCCAGTATTATGAATATGGCACCTTGGGGAGGGCCAATAGGTCGAACAGCTTCAGTCTTAAATATGGACCCAACTGACTTATGGCGCCCTCTCATCCCTCTTCAAATTGTGGGCATGGTGTTGTTAATGGGGATGGCTGTCATTTTAGCGATTCGCGAAAAAAAGCGTATTGCCAGATTCCAATTAGTAGCAAGTTCCTCAGAAGTGGCGGCAGCAACGGAGGCCCCACCTGTTATTGATGGTGGTCAAAATAATACCAATAGCAAAAATAGCTCGCTGTTACGTCCCAACCTAATATGGCTGAACCTCGGCTTGACCTTAGGGGTCATTGGCGTGCTCGTATGGGGTGTTATCCCGGCTGGTTTTGTCTTTATGATAGGGTTAAGCATTGCACTCCCGCTCAATTATCCGCAAGTAAACGACCAAATGAATCGCATAAAAGCACACGCTCCAAGCGCTCTATTAATGGCAGCAATTATCATGGCCGCTGGCTCGTTTTTGGGAATTTTAAACGGAACGGGTATGTTGGAGGCAATGTCAGAGGATCTGGTGAAAATTATACCATCTTTTGTTCTCCCTTATTTACATCTGATTATCGGATTACTCGGAGTGCCGTTTTCCTTGTTGTTAAGCACAGACGCTTTTTACTTTGCCCTATTCCCAATCATTGAACAAATTACTACTGACTTTGGCATTACATCTATTACGACGGCTCACACTATGATTATCGGTAACATTATCGGGACCTTTATCAGTCCATTCGCACCAGCTCTTTGGCTTGCTCTTGGTCTAACTGGCTTAGAGATGGGACGCCATATCCGCTATTCCTTGTTTTGGATGTGGGGATTCAGTGTTGTCTTATTAATGGCGGCTTTTCTAATGGGAATCGTTCCCTTTAGCTGA